The Panicum virgatum strain AP13 chromosome 3N, P.virgatum_v5, whole genome shotgun sequence genome includes the window TGCATGTTTAATTTTGCCCAACCAGGTTTCAAACGCATGCACCTATTTAGTTATGCTTCGTGGTTCAAAAAAACTAATTAATTATACTTGGATTAGAATTTAACTTTTTAACCCAAAGATTCAGTTCTCTCACGGTCTTGCCAGTCATTATCTCAGCATGAGTGTGTACCTTGGTTCCTAGTAATTTTAACTTTTGTGTGATTACACCAGTTCACTTTTGAATTTGAGCGAGGATTTAAAAGGGCAAAGAAGGCAATGCGGCCGAGCATGGATGCACCAAGAGGAGAAGACCACATAAAAAAGGTACATAATGCAGTACTATTGTCCTCAAATGCATTTCTACATACTTTAAAAGATGGCTGCTAGTGAACTACCGATTGAAGCCATGTAAatattctctctctctttttttacagGGCTTCCCTAACAAGTCAGATGCTGTTCCTGCAAAGAAAGAGGCACCGAAGCAAGTGGAGTTCACCCATTGCTCGCCTGGCATCGTTGCTAGGCTGATGGGCCTTGATACGGTGCCTCGCCCCAAAAAGGTTCTTGACCGGTGCCAGAGTGACACCCAAGCTAATCTGCAACAACACTTGTCTGGGTTTGTTCAAAAAGTGGCCTCTGCTTCATCTGAAGATCAGCCATGTAACGTCAGTTCTGATGAGCTACCGGAATTGAAGGATGTTTTTGAGGTGACAGAGATGGAGAACATGGTGATGCATGAGCTTTTGCAGCCTCGAAATGAGGAGCAATATCTGAGGAACTTGGAGGCTGATCTGGAATTTGTGAGGCAAAAGTTCTTGGATGCGAAGCGCCTTGCCACTGATGAACGGCATAGGAACTCTAAGGAGTTTAGTGAAGCACTTGAGATACTCCACTCCAAAAAGGATGCTTTCCTTGAAATCCTTGAGGAAAACAGAATTGCAGTGTCAGGATTCTCAGGACACATCCTTAGTCACAGTGGGTTGCAATGCTCTCCTCATACAAGTACTACTGCTGCTTCAGAATCATCTGAGCAGGAAATCCTTTGCAGCATGGAAGGCATGTGTGATGAGATGTTTGGCAGACCAAAGGAGTTTGAGAAACTCATTCCTAGTATGCTGCTCAAAGGAACTTCAGTTGCGTCAGAGGAGCCGTTGGCACCAAATGGCTACAAGAGTAAAGGTTCAAGCCATCGCTCCCAAATCGTAGTTCTGAAGCCAAACCTTCAAAGGAAAAGTTTCACACCTGTTGTGTCAAGCCAAGAAGCATCAAAATATAAGCAGAGGAGGGGTACACAACATTCAAGGCCTCCGCACCATAGTAAACAATATTCTCTGCAACTAAAGAATGAAGTTCTGGAAGGAGAAGAGGGTATAGCCACACAGAAGCTTAGAAAACAAACAGCTAAAAGTGGCAGCAGGAGGAGACAGTCCAAGGAGGAATATAACCTTGCAGTGGACACTGAGAGGACAAAAGTTGCTTCTACCTCTCATGATGACACCATGCCCACTTATTCAAGCATGCATTTTGCTGGACCATTAGTGAGTAGGAAGGCCAGAAAGCACCTCTCTGAAAGATGGCAAATGGCCTGCCAATCTGTTTCAGAAAATTCAATTCCCAAAGGAATAACAACATTAGGTGAAATGCTCGGACTTTCTGCTGGAGATGCAACAAAAGAATCCTCCCACAAAGGATCCTCAGATCCAAACTtcagtcgctcgaatgtgagagaAGTGCCAGCCAGCCCTCTTGGTATTAGCAGTAAAGATGGGTGGAAGCCAGGCATTTACTGTGAAGATGATTCAAGGGGTGGTACGTCAAGGAATTTTCCCAGGTCCAAGTCTCTTCCAGCCTCGTCGACCACCTCTTCAAAATTATCAGGCAGAAGGCAGTCGGCACCAACCTGTAGGTTGCCCATTCTGAAAGATATATTGAATACACCCACTGATGAATCTGAAAATACACCTGTCAGGAAGAGATCACAAATCAGAAATGTAAAACAGAGAAACGGCAGTGCAATTGCTCATCTAGGAAAGGAAAACATGCTACCTGAGAAAGAGATTCATGTAACTTTGGAAAACACAAGGCATAGCATCTGCATCTCTGATCTCTCTCGGGCAAGCAATATATATACTGAAAAATACCCTGATGACGCTATCAGAACTGAGGATCTACAAAAATCTGATTCTGATGTTCAACAGGATGACAAGAAAAAATTGGAAGTTCATATGGGGTGGACATACCAGACGCTAGCAACATCTTTTCCAAAGACAAAAGAAGTTCTAATGATTCAGAATCAGGATAACATAGCATTGGAGGTATGTTGCGACAGTATCATTTATGTTAAGCAGTTTAGCATTTTCACTTGTCAATGTTAGTTGCCAGTTGGTCAACATGAACAAACAATTAGTTGGCTACATGGTAGATTGTAATCCTATAAAAAAGGATTTTAAAGAACTGGAGTTACCTTTTGGTATTGACATTAAAGGTCATTGCCTCATTTCTGCCAGGGAAGAAATGCGCACTCTGTTACGCGGATACTTCTAGGAggtggcgtatccgtatccgatacgtatcggatacggatacgccccGGATACGTCTCGGATACGTTTCTAGTCGTATCCTGAAAAAACGGATACGTATTTGTTTGGATACGCGTATCCGATACTTTTGGGCCAGATGGGATACAGCCCAAAGCAGTACTCAGCCCACCCAAATGTTGTTTTGGTAGTAAGAGATGATACAAAATGATGAACTTGCTGCAATAGAACTGTAGAACTAGATGAGCAGCAACTGAAGAACCCCTTGTGGAATCAGTTGTGCTTTTAGAGAATGCTAGTTATAGAGGTAATGTTATATGGACATGCAAGTATTACACATCTGAGTATAGGGGAAGTTACTCAAGAGTAAAATCTTACTTGCTGAATATCTAtgtgatatttatatataattattaattatcctAGCCGTATCCCCGTATCAGTGTTTTTTGGAAAAgtgcgtatccgatacgtatcgtatcCGATACGCGTACCAGTATCCGTGTAACATAGAATGCGCATGACTTGAGTTGGGTGGGGTAGGTGTGGACAGTCAACCTTAATTTACTGGTCCAGATAAACTTCTACTGATTATTTGTTTTGTCTGTACAATTTATGAATCTGCAACcatctcattttttttgttctgaTATGAAAAAACTAGCtctaaatcaaataattgcattcTGATTTGACATCTGGTTCTAGGAGGGAAGAAGCCCATCAGTGGAGATTGACGTTGCTCAAGTTGACACTCCAGCAACACAATCAGTGAGTATTGCAAGTGGGGAGAGTTGTGAATGCTCAAGTCCAAGTCCAACTACTTCATCACCACGAAGTTTTGGTGAAGGGACTTCTtattctggaatcttcaaaagCATCAATGTTGGTATTGAAGGTTAGTATATCAAAGCAAATTcattttttcttcatttcatATAGTTTAATATACTGAATGTTATCCTTGTCTCTTCTACAAAATGCAGGACTCAGAGCGCAACTGAAGATGCTGAAGATGGAGGAAGACCAAGATGACATCTGTGGAGACTATTCAGATACACAGTCAACTGGTGAGTGCAACAATGTGGACATCTTAACCTACCAAGTGACAGAAGAGCAGTTACCCATATTCAAGGATGAGGACGGCAGGGATTTATGTTATGTTAAGGACATGCTTGCAAGCGTGTGTGAATTACCAGACTACCCAGAAGATTGGCAAGTGGGCTCAGATGTGTTTCTTTGGCTTGAAAACAAGTATAGCAAGCTGCTCCTTTGGTCGAAATCGGAAAGGAAACTTCTATTTGATCTTGTAAACTCTATCTTGGCTGACATGACAACTCCTGACAACAGTTTGCATTCAAAGGTTATGATGAAGTTCTGGCCTGAAATAGATCACGAAGAGTTAGCTGAAAACGTCTGGCAAGTGGTGAAGAAGCGAAGTAACTATGATCCATTTGCTTTGGAGGATGTTCAGCCTTTGCCACTGGATCACCGTTCTGAGCTAAAAGTGATTGAAATGAAGGTTTCCAGGATGATCCATGATGATATTATAAAAGATTCTATTGTCGAATTCCTGTCGCAGGAGAGCTACCTTGTTAACAACTGAAGTTTAGGGTAGTAACGGTTAGGGTTGTTGACCTAATGAATAGCACAACCTGCTGCAAACCACTAGTTTGCGAGATGGTTTACTATGTAATATGTGGAGGGTCAACATTTGATTGCCTTGAATATGGAGCCTTGTAAAAGTATATGGAGCTATGGGAGCAATGCACCTCTGGGTCCAACTGTATCTTGTTTATTTGCATTGTTTCCTTTGCATCTAGTGCAGCTTATGCTGGTTTTGTGAATAAACCATGGTAAGTCAGGTTCAAGATGCGTGGTTGTACTACTGTAAGGGAGCCTGGACTACTGAGATTGAATTGCTTGCTGGATATCTCTACGTTCTGAATCTTTACAGGTTGTCTGTGGTTCCTGGTTTTCAGTTTTGCTGTCTAACTGAGAGCTTCAGGGAACCTCTGATTCCCACTTCTCTTGTGCAGATGTCAGGTGGCTTCAGGATTCCCACTACTGTCCTTGCAGGGTGccaggccccgtttagttgcaCTTGCGCTATAAAAAGAATCTTGCATGTATTAAgtgctaaatgaagtttatttgtaaaactttttcatggatggttgtaatttttcgcgacaaatctaatgacggtaattaattgatgattgactctacattaatgctacagtaaacatcttctaatcgtgcggtcaaatgcctcattagatttgtctcgcgaagtagcataTTGATTGCGGCATTAGTTTTATAAATtttctttatttagtacttctaattattagtcaaaatttaTACTACTTGTGCTAtgaaccaaaccaaacaggaCCCGGGTCCCGTGTCTCCCTGCCATGCCATCATCTCCCCTAGGTCCACACTGCTGTTTAGCCTGTTTACACACTGTGCAAATGTTGTACCATGGCTAGCCGTGTCATTGAACCTGATTAAATAGCTGTACCATCACTCGTTTAGCAAATGCTGTACCATGTTTGACCTGATTAAATAGCTGTTTAGTCTTCATAAAGGACTAAACGGTAGACAACCAGAATATTTAGCCTTTAGCGTTTATGACAGGTTTCTCCTTACCTCGGAAGCCATGTTGGAGCCGCTCAGGATCAGGAGCTCGCACGAGCACACAGACTCCGGCAAGAACTCAAGTGGACGACGCGAGAGAGAAGCAGCACAGTGACAAGCCAGTTCTGGAACTGGACAcaggacacacacacacgaaCACAAACTCTTCGGTCGACGAACGCCTCGACCGGCGAACGTCTATATGTTGGCCTCTATATTGAACTCGATGAACAAACAAATGATTACATGATCTTATATATCCAGGCGACAACATGACGCACCCACGTCTTGGACTTCTGGTGGTTCGGGTCTCTCGCACACGCCACACGATCCACATGCCCAGCCACTAACTGTTGCATGCCATGCCTCCACGACCGCAAGAGACGCGCGACTCTATCCTGATGCAGCTAACGACATGAAGACTAACTCCACTAACACTTGCAGGCACATACACGTTAGGCAAACTAATAGCCtcggccctgtttagatctaaacccgtaaaccccgtaaacgcaaaaaaaacgtcacatcgaatatttcgacacatgcatggagtactaaatgaagtctatttacaaaactttttacatggattaagtaggcttattagattcgtctcgcgatttacagcccatctatgcaaaaagttttgtaaatagacttcatttagtacttcaaattagcaagattcctttgcacttttttgtgtttacggctTGTTTGTGTTTACgaggtgggaactaaacagtgcCTGAGTCCATAATCTGGTCCACTAGTCACTTTGTCAATAGGTCAATagaaaccaacacaaaaggtaCTAGCGTCGTTCTCATGAACACCGGAAACCTTGCCCTCGTAGCAGAAAGCCCATCTAATGAAGTGCCGTTGTGGCAGAGCTTTGACTATCCAACAGATGTTGGGACCCCTGGCGCCAAATTAGGTCGGAATAAGGTCACTGGTTTAAAATGGCAGTACATCTCAAAGAAGAGCATGATAGATCCCAGTCTTGGCTCATACATCCTTTAGATAAACAACAATGGGGTGATGCTCCCCGAGCGCCGCAAACCCCCCTTTGTATTGTCTTGGTCTTGGCCATCTGGAAAGTTAGCGGATAAACTTATACCAGTACTGAATGGGTTGCTAGACTCAGACCCACGGACTAAAGGTTTGTTCAAACCGGCATGTTTCAACAATAATGAAGAGTACTTCACATACACCTCATTGAATGAATCATCATCCTCATTTGTCTCAATAGACACCTCTGGTCAGGTTGAGCTGCATGTTTGGTCACAAGCCAAACAATATTGGGAAAAAAATATATTCCCAGCCTTCTAGTTTTTGCACTACATATGGTGTCTGTGGACCATTCACGGTCTGCAACGACAACTCAAGTCCATCTTGTGATTGTATGGAGACATTCTCTCGGAAGTCACCTAATGATTGGGAGCTTGGTGATTGGGCAGGAGGGTGTGTCCGAAATACTCCCTTAGACTGCACAACTAGTAACAGAAACGTGACATACTCAGCAGATGTGTTCCATAGCATACCTTGTGTTACATTGCCATACGATCCTCGGAGCATAGAAGATGCTACCACTCCAAGCGATTGCGCAGAAGCTTGTCTTAATGACTGCTCCTGCACAGCTTATTCCTTTGAGAAAAATATATgctctatttggcttggagatTTGCTTAATCTAGACCAGGATGATGGAAGTGCTATTACTTCTCAATATGTTCTTTACCTTCGCCTTGCCACCAAAGATTTGCTAAGTTTGAGGAATAACGACAAAAGAAAACCAAGAGTTGTTACTGCTGTAAGCATTGCTAGTTTTGGGTTACTTATGGTTGTTCTGTTGCTAGTGATTTGGAGTAAGAAATTCAAGTGGTGTGGTGCACCATTACATGGAATTCAAGGTAGCGGTGGTGGAATTATAGCCTTTAGATACACTGATTTAGCTCATGCTACTAAAAGTTTCTCCGAAAGGCTTGGAGGTGGTGGGTTCGGTTCTGAGTTCAAGGGAGTCTTAGGTGACAAGACTATTATAGCTGTGAAAAGGCTTGATGGCGCCCGTCAGGGAGAGAAGCAATTCAGGGCTGAGGTGAGCTCAATTGGATTGATCCAACATATCAACCTAGTGAAATTGATTGGTTTCTGCTGCGAAGGTGATAAGAGGATACTTGTGTATGAACACATGCCAAATGGATCCCTAGATGCCCATCTATTTCAGAGCAGTGCTACTGTCCTAAATTGGAGCACAAGGTATCAAATAGCCGTAGGAGTTGCCAGGGCGTTATGCTACTTGCATCAGAGTTGTCGCGAATGCATCATACATTGTGATATTAAACCAGAAAACATACTTCTCGATGAATCATTTGTTCCTAAAATTGCAGACTTTGGGATCGCGGCATTTGTAGGAAGGGATTTTAGCCGAGTTCTTACTACATTTAGAGGAACTGCTGGGTATCTTGCCCCAGAGTGGCTTAGTGGAGTTGCTATTACACCAAAAGTTGATGTTTACAGCTTTGGCATGGTACTGATGGAAATCTTATCAGGAAGGAGGAATTCACCTGAAGTTTACACCAGCAATAGTTATCACGTTGCTTATTTCCCTTTGCAAGCCATCAACAAGCTTCATGCGGGAGATGTGCAGAGTTTGGTGGATCCGATGTTACATGGTTGCTTTGATTTGGAAGAGGCTGAAAGGGTTTGTAAAGTTGCATGCTGGTGCATCCAAGATAATGAGTTTGATCGGCCAACAATTGGTGAAGTGGTCCGGGTTCTTGAGGGTCTGCAGGAGCTTGATATGCCCCCAGTGCCAAGACTACTTGCAGCTATAACTGAGCAATCTAATGAAGCTTCAGCATGAGAATTCACAAGTACTTCATTGATGGTGTTAGTAAACTTTGTTTCAGCGAATTTGAAAGTTGTAGCGTCGATCGGACAGAATTAAGGAAGGCAAGATTGTAAACTTGTGTTGTTGTATGTGGTCTACCTACTCTCTTATTTATGTTTCTTAGCTATTATTATGGTAAGCAAGCAAGCATTTGTAGCAAAATATGGCCAGTGTGTTTGTACTTGAGATGGGACAGCTGGCCAGGGTTTGGGGAATTTTTTTTGCGTCCTGTAGTGCGCTTCTTCAGGCATCGTTGTGGGTGGACACTGAACACTGTGCTCCATGCCCACCTTACTAGTGGGTGGACCAAATGATTGCGATGGTTGAGGCTCTACAGCATCGCATTTCATCGCTTGGGCCGGACTTCCATGCGTGGATGGAACCTGGCTATGAGCTAGCGCAGTCGGAAAAGCTGGCGCCAGCTGCGTTGTCTTTGTCTGGGCCTGGACTGGAGAGGTCGACCCATCCGCGGGAAGCTTGCTGGGAAGAAGACGCGGGGCCTTGTAGCCGGCCTGTATCTTAGAGCTGCCTGCTCGACGAAGTTGACTCGAGGGAGACTTTGCCCGGCACATGCATGTTCTTGGTGACTGATGAGCCACGTCGCCGAGctaccggccgccggccgccgcacatACCAGCCGAGCGGAGCTGAGACCTCCCGCCGGTGTGCGTCAGCCACCGAACGGCACAGGCGCACAGCGACGACCACCACAGTCGCTTGCCCAGAAAATTTCAGGCCACCGGAGTCGTGACATTGGAATGGCCCCGTTGAGAAGTCTGCAGTGCCAATCGCATCGCACTGAGCAGCAAACGAGCTTGGTGACCGATCGCCGCACGTGAAAACTAACGGCTGAGCAGGAGGTTCTCGTTCATCGTTCTCGTCCAACCTATCGGCTGTCCGTTCATTCACCAATCTGCTGGACACCACCACGCTATCTTGATAAGGGAGAGTGCGTGTCTGTGATCGCTCCGTGCTGGAATTTTCGTAGCCTTGGTCGTCGTGCGGAGCAGTGTCCCGTCTCATCTGAGATGTCTCTGCCGACGGGCGGCCTCCGTCGTTGTCCTCTCTgtacctcgccgcgccgcgacgCGACAGCACCGTTGGACAGGGTCGGCGACCTGGTCGCCGGCCGGGTCCTCCACGGCGAGCGCGCCCCACCCTGGACTCGAGGGCGAGGCAAACAACGGGACTGTTGAGTAGGAGCTGGGCATGCACGCCGCGGTCTTCGTCGCGTCGCAACCAACTTGCGCCCCCATGGAGTATACCCTTCAGCTTGCTAAGACCTCCAATTTTTCTCGAAACACATATATTCCTCCCAGCAGCACTAGCCCGTGCGTGCTGCTAGCTCCTCTCTGCCACCTCTGCTTGGCACAGCAGCCACATGCCTGTTGGCTGCGCCCAGGAACGCACGTTCCACCTGCTAGCACCTTGCCTCGCTCTCTCTAGCGCTCGCACACATAGGGAAcccgaggaggaagatgaacagtagcAATGGCGAAGAACGCTGCGGAGCCAAAATGCTCCTGTATCTTGGCCTTCTTCACACTGAAATGGAACCGGCGCCCCAACAAGAAGGAGCACGGGGGTACAAATAGGCCGAGGCGCCCGGAGCTATCCTCCACACTCGGCACTCACGCCATGATCCGCGGGACTCGCTCCACGTCGCCCACGAACTCCACGCTCGCCCGGACAACGCAGCCACACCAACGGATCGGCAGCACGCAGCCCCCTCTCCTAACTGACACCGATCGAGCCCACAGCAGCGCTCCTGCTGGCCCGTGCTCGATCCAACACACCGGAACACGACTGAACACACACACGCCATGGCCGCAACGCAACTGCAGACCACGGCCATCCTGGCAACACATGCAACACATACTCGCACACGACGCACACAGCACACACACGCTCATATCAAGCTTAGTTCTAACAATGCCCacatgctctctctctctctccagccACCGGCCATGACTCCCCTCCACGTAGCACTGGCTGGGCTCGTCGTCTTCTCCTCGCTGCACACCGCTGCTCCATGCTCCACCGCGACCGCAACTGGCGATACGCTCGCGGCAGGCCGGGCGCTCGCCTCCGGCGACAAGCTCGTCTCAAGGAACGGCAAGTTCGCGCTCGGCTTCTTCCGGTTCCGGCAAAgcatagccgccgccgccgccggtaacTCCACCGGCGGaaccaccaccaccgtctcctccCACGGCTGGTATCTCGGCATCTGGTTCAACAAGATCCCGGTCTGCACCACCGTCTGGATCGCTAACCGGGAGAGGCCAATCGCCGAGTCCGAGCTCAACACGACGCAGCTCAGGATCTCAAGGGATGGCAACCTCGTCATCGTCTCCTtcaacaccaccaccaccactgagTCCAAGCTGCTATGGTCCACTGAAGTTGTCAACAGCACGGACAGTGTCAGTGCCCTTCTCAACAGCACCGGGAACCTTGCCCTCGTACCAGCAACCCCATCATTCAACGGAGCGCCGCTGTGGCAGAGCTTCGACTACCCGACCGACGTCGGGCTCCCCACCGCCAAGATCGGCCGGAACAAGCTCACCGGCTTCAACCGGTCCTTCGTCTCCAAGAAGAGCCTGATCGATCCGGGGTTCGGCTCGTACTCCATTGACGTCGGCATCGACGGGGCGATGCGCCTGACAAGTCGCAGCTCCCCTCCCGTGGTGTACTGGTCTTGGTCGGCTGGAAGCTTAGCACAGCTTGTGCAGGCACTCGTTGGGCTGATGGACTCGGATCCACGGACCAAGGGTTTGCTGAAGCCCACGTTCCAGGATGACGCTGAGGAGGTGTACTTCTCCTACACCATCACGGATGACACGGCTTCCGTGTTCGTCCCGATAGACATCTCCGGTCAGCTCAAGCTGAATGTTTGGTCCAAGGCCAAGGAATCTTGGGAGACTGTGTACGCCCAGCCTTCTGATTTCTGCATTGCCCATGGTGTCTGCGGGCCTTTCACGGTTTGCAACGGCAATTCAGCACCGTCGTTCTGTGACTGCCTGGAGACCTTCTCCCGGAAATCGCCTCAGGACTGGGAGCTCGGTGATCGAACGGGAGGGTGTGCAAGAAATACTCCCTTAGATTGCGTCCCTAGTAGCAACAGAAGCAAGACAGGTTCGACAGATGTGTTTCACCCTATCTCTCGTGTGAAGCTGCCCTTTAATCCCCAGATAATAGAAGATGCTACGACGCCAAGCAACTGCGAAGAGGCTTGCCTCAATGACTGCTCCTGCACCGCTTACTCCTATAGCAGTAGCAAATGCTTTGTCTG containing:
- the LOC120664053 gene encoding uncharacterized protein LOC120664053 isoform X1, with translation MLFSSRRVRETEKREKGGGLGPLAFSFLGFRASCPTTPFRTRAHPRARATPQTEPPSRAPRSSTVTDTMPRITLWPRCRQVEVVLAGPRPPAAPHFHMGPSRTECPTVQNLNSSGERKGLQSLEEARGAEAEAETEEMLRGGGSRASAKPRRPHSRQRQPSPPAPSRRANGAAGAPESKGPSALEAPVVSSVEETSFTFEFERGFKRAKKAMRPSMDAPRGEDHIKKGFPNKSDAVPAKKEAPKQVEFTHCSPGIVARLMGLDTVPRPKKVLDRCQSDTQANLQQHLSGFVQKVASASSEDQPCNVSSDELPELKDVFEVTEMENMVMHELLQPRNEEQYLRNLEADLEFVRQKFLDAKRLATDERHRNSKEFSEALEILHSKKDAFLEILEENRIAVSGFSGHILSHSGLQCSPHTSTTAASESSEQEILCSMEGMCDEMFGRPKEFEKLIPSMLLKGTSVASEEPLAPNGYKSKGSSHRSQIVVLKPNLQRKSFTPVVSSQEASKYKQRRGTQHSRPPHHSKQYSLQLKNEVLEGEEGIATQKLRKQTAKSGSRRRQSKEEYNLAVDTERTKVASTSHDDTMPTYSSMHFAGPLVSRKARKHLSERWQMACQSVSENSIPKGITTLGEMLGLSAGDATKESSHKGSSDPNFSRSNVREVPASPLGISSKDGWKPGIYCEDDSRGGTSRNFPRSKSLPASSTTSSKLSGRRQSAPTCRLPILKDILNTPTDESENTPVRKRSQIRNVKQRNGSAIAHLGKENMLPEKEIHVTLENTRHSICISDLSRASNIYTEKYPDDAIRTEDLQKSDSDVQQDDKKKLEVHMGWTYQTLATSFPKTKEVLMIQNQDNIALEEGRSPSVEIDVAQVDTPATQSVSIASGESCECSSPSPTTSSPRSFGEGTSYSGIFKSINVGIEGLRAQLKMLKMEEDQDDICGDYSDTQSTGECNNVDILTYQVTEEQLPIFKDEDGRDLCYVKDMLASVCELPDYPEDWQVGSDVFLWLENKYSKLLLWSKSERKLLFDLVNSILADMTTPDNSLHSKVMMKFWPEIDHEELAENVWQVVKKRSNYDPFALEDVQPLPLDHRSELKVIEMKVSRMIHDDIIKDSIVEFLSQESYLVNN
- the LOC120664053 gene encoding uncharacterized protein LOC120664053 isoform X2 codes for the protein MRCRQVEVVLAGPRPPAAPHFHMGPSRTECPTVQNLNSSGERKGLQSLEEARGAEAEAETEEMLRGGGSRASAKPRRPHSRQRQPSPPAPSRRANGAAGAPESKGPSALEAPVVSSVEETSFTFEFERGFKRAKKAMRPSMDAPRGEDHIKKGFPNKSDAVPAKKEAPKQVEFTHCSPGIVARLMGLDTVPRPKKVLDRCQSDTQANLQQHLSGFVQKVASASSEDQPCNVSSDELPELKDVFEVTEMENMVMHELLQPRNEEQYLRNLEADLEFVRQKFLDAKRLATDERHRNSKEFSEALEILHSKKDAFLEILEENRIAVSGFSGHILSHSGLQCSPHTSTTAASESSEQEILCSMEGMCDEMFGRPKEFEKLIPSMLLKGTSVASEEPLAPNGYKSKGSSHRSQIVVLKPNLQRKSFTPVVSSQEASKYKQRRGTQHSRPPHHSKQYSLQLKNEVLEGEEGIATQKLRKQTAKSGSRRRQSKEEYNLAVDTERTKVASTSHDDTMPTYSSMHFAGPLVSRKARKHLSERWQMACQSVSENSIPKGITTLGEMLGLSAGDATKESSHKGSSDPNFSRSNVREVPASPLGISSKDGWKPGIYCEDDSRGGTSRNFPRSKSLPASSTTSSKLSGRRQSAPTCRLPILKDILNTPTDESENTPVRKRSQIRNVKQRNGSAIAHLGKENMLPEKEIHVTLENTRHSICISDLSRASNIYTEKYPDDAIRTEDLQKSDSDVQQDDKKKLEVHMGWTYQTLATSFPKTKEVLMIQNQDNIALEEGRSPSVEIDVAQVDTPATQSVSIASGESCECSSPSPTTSSPRSFGEGTSYSGIFKSINVGIEGLRAQLKMLKMEEDQDDICGDYSDTQSTGECNNVDILTYQVTEEQLPIFKDEDGRDLCYVKDMLASVCELPDYPEDWQVGSDVFLWLENKYSKLLLWSKSERKLLFDLVNSILADMTTPDNSLHSKVMMKFWPEIDHEELAENVWQVVKKRSNYDPFALEDVQPLPLDHRSELKVIEMKVSRMIHDDIIKDSIVEFLSQESYLVNN
- the LOC120664055 gene encoding G-type lectin S-receptor-like serine/threonine-protein kinase At2g19130, producing MFGHKPNNIGKKIYSQPSSFCTTYGVCGPFTVCNDNSSPSCDCMETFSRKSPNDWELGDWAGGCVRNTPLDCTTSNRNVTYSADVFHSIPCVTLPYDPRSIEDATTPSDCAEACLNDCSCTAYSFEKNICSIWLGDLLNLDQDDGSAITSQYVLYLRLATKDLLSLRNNDKRKPRVVTAVSIASFGLLMVVLLLVIWSKKFKWCGAPLHGIQGSGGGIIAFRYTDLAHATKSFSERLGGGGFGSEFKGVLGDKTIIAVKRLDGARQGEKQFRAEVSSIGLIQHINLVKLIGFCCEGDKRILVYEHMPNGSLDAHLFQSSATVLNWSTRYQIAVGVARALCYLHQSCRECIIHCDIKPENILLDESFVPKIADFGIAAFVGRDFSRVLTTFRGTAGYLAPEWLSGVAITPKVDVYSFGMVLMEILSGRRNSPEVYTSNSYHVAYFPLQAINKLHAGDVQSLVDPMLHGCFDLEEAERVCKVACWCIQDNEFDRPTIGEVVRVLEGLQELDMPPVPRLLAAITEQSNEASA
- the LOC120664056 gene encoding G-type lectin S-receptor-like serine/threonine-protein kinase At2g19130, with the translated sequence MEYTLQLAKTSNFSRNTYIPPSSTSPCVLLAPLCHLCLAQQPHAHMLSLSLQPPAMTPLHVALAGLVVFSSLHTAAPCSTATATGDTLAAGRALASGDKLVSRNGKFALGFFRFRQSIAAAAAGNSTGGTTTTVSSHGWYLGIWFNKIPVCTTVWIANRERPIAESELNTTQLRISRDGNLVIVSFNTTTTTESKLLWSTEVVNSTDSVSALLNSTGNLALVPATPSFNGAPLWQSFDYPTDVGLPTAKIGRNKLTGFNRSFVSKKSLIDPGFGSYSIDVGIDGAMRLTSRSSPPVVYWSWSAGSLAQLVQALVGLMDSDPRTKGLLKPTFQDDAEEVYFSYTITDDTASVFVPIDISGQLKLNVWSKAKESWETVYAQPSDFCIAHGVCGPFTVCNGNSAPSFCDCLETFSRKSPQDWELGDRTGGCARNTPLDCVPSSNRSKTGSTDVFHPISRVKLPFNPQIIEDATTPSNCEEACLNDCSCTAYSYSSSKCFVWHGELLDVSLDDAIAITGQDVLYLRLAARDFQSLEEKKKNKRKQGAIVAASIVSFGLVVLILLVVVWRNRSKWFNVQLHDTRGSGGIIAFRYTDLVRATKNFSERLGGGGFGSVFKGVLGESTTIAVKRLDGARQGEKQFRAEVSSIGLIQHINLVKLIGFCCEGDERLLVYEHMPNGSLDAHLFQSNAVILNWSTRYQIAVGVARALCYLHQSCRECIIHCDIKPENILLDDSFAPKIADFGMAAVVGRDFSRVMTTFRGTAGYLAPEWLSGVAITPKVDVYSFGMVLLEIISGKRNTPEVNSKSSYHVAFLPVQGISKLDEGDLQSLVDPQLHGDFDLEEAERVCKVAFWCIQDNECDRPTMGEVVRVLEGLQELDMPPMPRLLAAITKRSDAALL